A genomic region of Magnolia sinica isolate HGM2019 chromosome 6, MsV1, whole genome shotgun sequence contains the following coding sequences:
- the LOC131249652 gene encoding uncharacterized protein LOC131249652 has product MPVNTISLACLHDLTSFDVVPHITDVVQEWIERVTVIPVDGKEGLADVCVIELGGMIAGIDFEVSSRSITQLIFFPFFFTGTGNFCLIYVSLVPVLNVVGEQKTKPTQHSVRGLRGLGLTPHILACRSATALDENVKEKLSQFCHVPAANIIILHDVSNIWHIPLLLRNQKAHEAILKVLNLLCRVTREPILEEWTSRAGLCDRLHDPVRLRHFSCQNCNGRKIYWPFRFLPLCVEGECFCHSVFPLSRALRQLLFMPYFHTQLLSIPFYCKLLSVCWLSIP; this is encoded by the exons ATGCCTGTCAACACCATTTCTCTTGCTTGTCTTCATGACTTGACATCCTTTGAT GTTGTCCCCCACATTACAGATGTTGTTCAAGAGTGGATTGAGCGTGTAACAGTTATTCCTGTGGATGGGAAAGAAGGCCTAGCTGACGTATGTGTCATAGAACTGGGCGGAATGATAGCTGGAATTGACTTTGAAGTG AGCTCTAGATCCATCACACAATTAATCTTCTTCCCATTCTTTTTCACAGGCACAGGCAACTTCTGTCTCATTTATGTCAGTCTTGTTCCTGTTTTGAATGTCGTTGGTGAACAG AAAACAAAGCCAACTCAGCACAGTGTTCGGGGACTGCGAGGACTGGGATTGACTCCACATATCTTAGCTTGTCGCAGTGCTACG GCACTTGATGAAAATGTCAAAGAAAAATTGTCACAGTTTTGCCATGTTCCG GCGGCAAACATCATCATCCTTCATGATGTTTCAAACATTTGGCACATTCCTTTGCTATTAAGG AACCAGAAGGCACATGAAGCTATTTTGAAAGTGCTGAACCTTCTATG CAGGGTTACTAGGGAGCCCatattggaggaatggaccagcAGGGCTGGACTCTGTGACAGGTTGCATGATCCTGTACGTCTCAGACATTTTTCAT GTCAGAATTGCAATGGTCGGAAAATATACTGGCCTTTCAGATTCTTACCTCTCTGTGTTGAAGGTGAATGCTTTTGTCACTCTGTATTTCCACTTTCCAGAGCATTGAGGCAGTTGCTGTTCATGCCTTATTTCCATACGCAGTTGTTGTCCATCCCGTTTTACTGTAAATTACTGTCAGTGTGTTGGCTGTCCATCCCTTAA
- the LOC131249653 gene encoding helicase-like transcription factor CHR28, producing the protein MEILHSVCKLKNPSSTVSCEGCKDVALSVESTYDRISEQGYSNGHAKTNTSFNSTMQSELPDKAIVFSQWTCMLDLLEISLNQSCIQYRRLDGRMSLASRDRAVKDFTADPEVTVMIMSLKAGNLGLNMVAACHIILLDPWWSPTTEEQATDRAHRIGHSFIKYAPKKTIQRTSKQTVNDRRRQEKSPAS; encoded by the exons ATGGAGATTCTTCATTCAGTTTGTAAATTAAAGAATCCAAGTTCCACAGTTAGTTGTGAGGGATGCAAAGATGTAGCTCTCTCTGTAGAAAGCACTTATGACCGTATCTCAGAGCAAGGCTACTCTAATGGCCATGctaaaacaaatacatctttcAACTCTACAATGCAATCTGAACTACCTGACAAGGCTATTGTTTTCTCCCAATGGACTTGCATGCTGGACTTACTTGAGATTTCATTAAACCAATCATGTATACAGTACAGGAGACTTGATGGGAGGATGTCTCTGGCATCAAGAGACAGGGCAGTGAAAGATTTCACCGCTGATCCAGAG gtgACTGTCATGATCATGTCATTGAAGGCTGGAAATCTCGGTCTAAACATGGTTGCTGCCTGTCACATTATTCTTCTAGATCCTTGGTGGAGCCCAACTACCGAAGAACAAGCTACTGACAGGGCACATCGAATTGGGCATAG CTTTATAAAGTACGCTCCTAAGAAAACTATTCAGAGGACTAGCAAACAAACTGTGAATGATAGACGAAGGCAAGAAAAGAGTCCAGCATCCTAA
- the LOC131248870 gene encoding uncharacterized protein LOC131248870 isoform X3: MLEHSQGTTPSYTFSNGKPDYGDMFDAQEGFFHGLTTSVSNGFNGVNSGWSSAFSDLISDLYSQAEQISTVNSTRQPTANEFSSTQLDLKSDFVNGDDDLHENDWEFKDAFSEGTVGNGNPEFEIVDAHQNFSAELKLKNFVGFYSRLKDEARFFILDHLDDLKPMEIYVDDEAKLTLHGLVQGEREAY, from the exons ATGTTGGAGCATAGTCAAGGAACCACTCCTTCATATACTTTTAGCAATGGAAAACCGGATTATGGTGATATGTTTGACGCCCAAGAGGGGTTTTTTCATGGACTCACCACCTCTGTTAGCAATGGCTTCAATGGCGTCAATTCTGGTTGGAGCAgtgcttttagtgatcttattTCAGATCTGTACAGTCAAGCTGAGCAGATATCCACTGTAAATTCTACTCGACAACCCACTGCAAATGAATTTAGTTCAACTCAGTTGGACCTGAAATCAGATTTTgtaaatggtgatgatgatttgcatgaaaatgactgggAATTCAAGGATGCCTTCTCAGAAGGCACAGTTGGAAATGGGAATCCTGAATTTGAGATTGTAGATGCACATCAAAACTTTTCTGCTGAACTAAAGCTAAAGAATTTTGTAGGTTTCTACTCTAGATTGAAAGACGAAGCACGATTTTTCATACTTGACCATCTTGATGATCTCAAG CCAATGGAGATATATGTGGATGATGAGGCCAAGTTGACCCTGCATGGTCTCGTACAG GGGGAGCGTGAGGCGTactaa
- the LOC131248870 gene encoding uncharacterized protein LOC131248870 isoform X1, with translation MLEHSQGTTPSYTFSNGKPDYGDMFDAQEGFFHGLTTSVSNGFNGVNSGWSSAFSDLISDLYSQAEQISTVNSTRQPTANEFSSTQLDLKSDFVNGDDDLHENDWEFKDAFSEGTVGNGNPEFEIVDAHQNFSAELKLKNFVGFYSRLKDEARFFILDHLDDLKKAKKDAALSSDEVKVMAFNEEIRPMEIYVDDEAKLTLHGLVQGEREAY, from the exons ATGTTGGAGCATAGTCAAGGAACCACTCCTTCATATACTTTTAGCAATGGAAAACCGGATTATGGTGATATGTTTGACGCCCAAGAGGGGTTTTTTCATGGACTCACCACCTCTGTTAGCAATGGCTTCAATGGCGTCAATTCTGGTTGGAGCAgtgcttttagtgatcttattTCAGATCTGTACAGTCAAGCTGAGCAGATATCCACTGTAAATTCTACTCGACAACCCACTGCAAATGAATTTAGTTCAACTCAGTTGGACCTGAAATCAGATTTTgtaaatggtgatgatgatttgcatgaaaatgactgggAATTCAAGGATGCCTTCTCAGAAGGCACAGTTGGAAATGGGAATCCTGAATTTGAGATTGTAGATGCACATCAAAACTTTTCTGCTGAACTAAAGCTAAAGAATTTTGTAGGTTTCTACTCTAGATTGAAAGACGAAGCACGATTTTTCATACTTGACCATCTTGATGATCTCAAG AAAGCCAAGAAGGATGCTGCTCTTTCTAGTGATGAAGTAAAGGTTATGGCCTTTAATGAGGAAATTCGG CCAATGGAGATATATGTGGATGATGAGGCCAAGTTGACCCTGCATGGTCTCGTACAG GGGGAGCGTGAGGCGTactaa
- the LOC131248870 gene encoding uncharacterized protein LOC131248870 isoform X2 translates to MLEHSQGTTPSYTFSNGKPDYGDMFDAQEGFFHGLTTSVSNGFNGVNSGWSSAFSDLISDLYSQAEQISTVNSTRQPTANEFSSTQLDLKSDFVNGDDDLHENDWEFKDAFSEGTVGNGNPEFEIVDAHQNFSAELKLKNFVGFYSRLKDEARFFILDHLDDLKKAKKDAALSSDEVKVMAFNEEIRVWGA, encoded by the exons ATGTTGGAGCATAGTCAAGGAACCACTCCTTCATATACTTTTAGCAATGGAAAACCGGATTATGGTGATATGTTTGACGCCCAAGAGGGGTTTTTTCATGGACTCACCACCTCTGTTAGCAATGGCTTCAATGGCGTCAATTCTGGTTGGAGCAgtgcttttagtgatcttattTCAGATCTGTACAGTCAAGCTGAGCAGATATCCACTGTAAATTCTACTCGACAACCCACTGCAAATGAATTTAGTTCAACTCAGTTGGACCTGAAATCAGATTTTgtaaatggtgatgatgatttgcatgaaaatgactgggAATTCAAGGATGCCTTCTCAGAAGGCACAGTTGGAAATGGGAATCCTGAATTTGAGATTGTAGATGCACATCAAAACTTTTCTGCTGAACTAAAGCTAAAGAATTTTGTAGGTTTCTACTCTAGATTGAAAGACGAAGCACGATTTTTCATACTTGACCATCTTGATGATCTCAAG AAAGCCAAGAAGGATGCTGCTCTTTCTAGTGATGAAGTAAAGGTTATGGCCTTTAATGAGGAAATTCGGGTGT GGGGAGCGTGA